The proteins below are encoded in one region of Aquisphaera giovannonii:
- a CDS encoding RNA polymerase sigma factor, giving the protein MGALFNEGTTCGLSDGQLLERFVDGRGEARERAFATLVARHGPMVIGTCRAIVGDEHEAMDAFQTTFLVLARAGRSLWVRDSLGPWLHRVACRAAIRTRTEAGRRMALARRYLEAMTEPRRADCEDGRAADVHEEIDRLPGRFRMPLVLCDLEDHTYEEAARRLGWSVGMVKSRLARARGRLRDRLTRRGLAPCIAGSPHAISRLIPGATRGDVPVEAAARAAMCLVEGRAATGVAGVAEALSRGMTTTMRINRLLQVSIAATACLVIASGAGSLAFRAMATPHPGGPIKGPAAPPGPPELAVDDRGAMGDPAPGQAEARELALKVLGQAASLDRLARFRYRVRYRHGVVDSMRAVDRSINGLRHGLTAPVLEKDWIGWYQTRFAWDEERFIWELRPGETRMNLDARFWTRADAWERHEAHDGSSVDLVRQSGPAQPWKDLVYFDYGYLRVAPHRFWWGRTIGRGNAQTMSTLAPEDTRWDRLGVARFADEACDVVDSPARGQRLWIGRDSRRIRGVLTYWSEEDAARMSTFFKSDAVRRIAGKAFRTQFDYANWRHSEASEDQLIEIARASAALYPPRPSRGIEPNELIQLDDYREVTPGVWLPFRELRCFPHASEAVAGKNQIVRSELIVEEAGVGLSLADRFAELLPRDGQHVQDQRFAVPIDYEYRAGLDDEALRKRADAESAKRPRDGRPATR; this is encoded by the coding sequence ATGGGCGCCCTCTTCAACGAGGGGACCACATGCGGCCTGAGCGACGGCCAGCTGCTGGAGCGGTTCGTCGACGGACGCGGCGAGGCCAGGGAGCGTGCCTTCGCGACGCTGGTGGCGCGGCATGGCCCGATGGTGATCGGCACCTGCCGCGCCATCGTCGGGGACGAGCATGAGGCGATGGACGCGTTCCAGACGACCTTCCTCGTCCTCGCACGAGCGGGCCGCTCCCTCTGGGTCCGGGACTCGCTCGGCCCCTGGCTACACCGCGTCGCCTGCCGCGCCGCGATCAGGACGAGGACGGAAGCCGGTCGTCGCATGGCCCTCGCGCGACGATACCTCGAGGCGATGACGGAGCCCCGACGCGCCGATTGCGAGGACGGCCGGGCGGCCGACGTTCACGAGGAGATCGACCGACTCCCGGGCCGCTTTCGCATGCCCCTCGTGTTATGCGACCTGGAGGACCACACCTATGAGGAGGCGGCTCGCAGACTCGGATGGTCCGTCGGGATGGTCAAGAGTCGGCTGGCGAGGGCGCGCGGGCGCCTCCGCGACCGATTGACGCGCAGGGGGCTGGCCCCCTGCATCGCGGGCTCGCCACATGCCATTTCCCGGCTCATCCCGGGGGCGACGCGGGGAGACGTCCCGGTCGAAGCCGCAGCCCGGGCGGCGATGTGCCTGGTCGAGGGGAGGGCGGCGACCGGAGTCGCCGGGGTGGCCGAGGCCTTGTCCCGCGGGATGACGACGACCATGCGAATCAACCGGCTCTTGCAGGTCTCGATCGCCGCGACGGCATGCCTCGTCATCGCGTCCGGTGCCGGGAGCCTGGCGTTCCGCGCGATGGCCACTCCGCATCCGGGCGGGCCGATCAAGGGGCCGGCCGCACCGCCCGGGCCGCCGGAGCTCGCCGTCGACGATCGGGGAGCGATGGGCGATCCCGCGCCCGGGCAGGCCGAGGCTCGCGAGCTCGCCCTGAAGGTCCTTGGCCAGGCCGCCTCCCTCGACAGGCTCGCACGCTTCCGCTACCGGGTCCGTTATCGCCACGGCGTGGTCGATTCCATGCGGGCCGTCGATCGGTCGATCAACGGCCTCCGCCACGGGCTCACCGCGCCGGTCCTGGAGAAGGACTGGATCGGGTGGTACCAGACCCGCTTCGCCTGGGATGAGGAGCGGTTCATCTGGGAACTCCGGCCCGGCGAGACCCGCATGAACCTCGATGCGCGGTTCTGGACGAGGGCCGACGCCTGGGAACGTCACGAGGCGCACGACGGGTCTTCCGTGGACCTCGTCCGCCAGTCCGGGCCGGCGCAGCCGTGGAAGGACCTCGTCTACTTCGACTACGGGTACCTCCGGGTCGCTCCGCACCGGTTCTGGTGGGGGCGAACGATCGGCCGGGGGAACGCCCAGACCATGAGCACATTGGCGCCGGAGGACACCCGATGGGACCGCCTTGGCGTTGCAAGGTTCGCCGACGAGGCGTGCGACGTGGTGGACTCGCCGGCCCGGGGCCAGCGGCTCTGGATCGGGCGTGACAGCCGCCGAATCCGGGGCGTCCTCACGTACTGGTCGGAGGAAGACGCGGCGAGGATGAGCACCTTCTTCAAATCGGATGCGGTGCGACGGATCGCCGGCAAGGCGTTCCGGACGCAGTTCGACTATGCGAACTGGCGTCACAGCGAAGCCTCGGAGGACCAACTCATCGAGATTGCCCGCGCCTCGGCCGCGCTCTATCCACCACGGCCGAGTCGAGGCATCGAGCCGAATGAGCTGATCCAGCTCGACGACTACCGCGAAGTGACGCCCGGCGTCTGGCTCCCGTTCCGCGAGCTGCGGTGCTTCCCCCACGCGTCCGAGGCCGTCGCCGGCAAGAACCAGATCGTGCGTTCGGAATTGATCGTCGAGGAGGCCGGAGTCGGGCTCAGCCTGGCCGATCGGTTCGCCGAACTGTTGCCGAGGGACGGCCAGCACGTGCAGGACCAGCGGTTCGCCGTCCCGATCGATTACGAGTACCGGGCCGGGCTCGACGACGAGGCGTTGCGCAAGCGGGCCGATGCCGAGAGTGCGAAACGCCCGAGGGACGGAAGGCCCGCGACCCGATGA
- the lpdA gene encoding dihydrolipoyl dehydrogenase: MAERYDLVVIGAGPGGYVAAIRAAQLGMKVACVEKRGALGGTCLNIGCIPSKALLDSSELYHLAKERFGRHGIKVDGLGLDIPAMMKRKDKVVKELTDGVRFLFRKNKIEPVFGAARLTSPTTARVELNEGGTKDLEAGHILLATGSAPTRLPFLQFDGKSIVSSTEALCFETVPEHLVVIGGGIIGLELGSVWRRLGAAVTVIEFLPRIAGTADAELGTLLQKSLTKQGFQFHLDTKVTGAKVEGDRVAVTAEAKDGKAVTVSCDKVLVAVGRRPYTEGLDLEAAGVAADPKTGRVAVDPHFRTNVPTISAIGDLIEGPMLAHKAEDEGIAFAELLAGKAGHVNYETIPGVVYTWPELASVGITEEQAKANGVDYKVGKFPFLANGRAKAMDETEGIVKVLADAKTDRVLGVHILGARASDMIAEAVAVMEFAGSAEDIARTCHAHPTLSESVKEAALAVDKRAIHA, translated from the coding sequence GTGGCAGAGAGATATGATCTGGTCGTCATCGGCGCGGGGCCGGGCGGCTACGTGGCGGCCATCCGCGCCGCCCAGCTCGGGATGAAGGTGGCCTGCGTCGAGAAGCGCGGCGCCCTCGGGGGCACCTGCCTCAATATCGGCTGCATCCCGAGCAAGGCCCTGCTCGATTCCAGCGAGCTCTACCACCTCGCCAAGGAGCGGTTCGGCCGCCACGGCATCAAGGTGGACGGCCTGGGGCTGGACATCCCGGCGATGATGAAGCGGAAGGACAAGGTCGTCAAGGAGCTCACCGACGGCGTCCGCTTCCTCTTCCGCAAGAACAAGATCGAGCCGGTCTTCGGCGCGGCGAGGCTGACCTCGCCGACGACCGCCCGGGTGGAACTGAACGAGGGCGGCACGAAGGACCTGGAGGCCGGCCACATCCTGCTGGCGACGGGCTCGGCCCCGACCCGCCTCCCCTTCCTGCAGTTCGACGGGAAGTCGATCGTCAGCTCCACCGAGGCCCTCTGCTTCGAGACCGTGCCCGAGCACCTCGTCGTGATCGGCGGCGGGATCATCGGCCTGGAGCTGGGGTCGGTCTGGCGACGCCTCGGCGCGGCCGTGACGGTGATCGAGTTCCTCCCCCGGATCGCGGGCACCGCCGACGCCGAGCTGGGCACCCTGCTCCAGAAGAGCCTGACGAAGCAGGGGTTCCAGTTCCACCTGGATACCAAGGTCACCGGCGCGAAGGTGGAAGGGGACCGGGTCGCGGTCACCGCCGAGGCGAAGGACGGCAAGGCCGTCACCGTGAGCTGCGACAAGGTCCTCGTCGCGGTCGGGCGTCGGCCGTACACCGAGGGCCTGGACCTCGAGGCCGCCGGGGTCGCCGCGGACCCGAAGACCGGCCGGGTCGCGGTGGATCCGCATTTCCGGACCAACGTCCCGACGATCTCGGCCATCGGCGATTTGATCGAGGGCCCGATGCTCGCCCACAAGGCCGAGGACGAGGGGATCGCCTTCGCCGAGCTGCTCGCCGGCAAGGCGGGCCACGTGAACTACGAAACGATCCCGGGCGTCGTCTACACCTGGCCGGAGCTCGCGAGCGTCGGGATCACCGAGGAGCAGGCCAAGGCGAACGGCGTGGACTACAAGGTCGGCAAGTTCCCGTTCCTCGCCAACGGCCGGGCCAAGGCGATGGACGAGACCGAGGGGATCGTGAAGGTCCTGGCCGACGCGAAGACCGACCGGGTGCTCGGCGTCCACATCCTCGGGGCGCGGGCCAGCGACATGATCGCCGAGGCCGTGGCCGTCATGGAGTTCGCCGGCAGCGCGGAGGACATCGCCAGGACCTGCCACGCCCATCCGACCCTGAGCGAGTCGGTGAAGGAGGCGGCCCTGGCCGTCGACAAGCGGGCGATCCACGCCTGA
- the odhB gene encoding 2-oxoglutarate dehydrogenase complex dihydrolipoyllysine-residue succinyltransferase has translation MAAVPIVVPGVGESITEGILARWLKPDGALVKAGEPLFELETDKASNVVPAPTGGVLKATVAEGDTVAIGATIGTLDPDGKAAEAAPKPVPAAPAAAANAGPEPATAAAPSAPAPSTPPSYGGGTAGTPGHPSQNGGAGTAAPATLSPAVRRIVAEEHVDPSQVAATGPGGRITKGDVLEHLARPAAAEAPAPAPPKVTAPASAAPRAAGRETRQRMSGLRQRIAQRLVEAQHTAAILTTFNEVDVSRVSEIRARYKESFKAKHGVGLGFMSFFVKASIEALRAFPAVNGRIDGTDIVYNNAYDIGVAVSTERGLMVPVVRDADRMSFAEIEKAIAGFGERGRKGTITVDELQGGTFTITNGGVFGSLLSTPILNPPQSGILGMHAIKKRPVVVDDQVVVRPMMYLALSYDHRIIDGREAVSFLVRIKECIEEPERMLLDL, from the coding sequence ATGGCCGCAGTGCCGATCGTCGTCCCCGGCGTCGGGGAGTCCATCACCGAAGGCATCCTCGCCCGCTGGCTCAAGCCCGACGGCGCGCTGGTCAAGGCGGGCGAGCCCCTGTTCGAGCTCGAGACCGACAAGGCCAGCAACGTCGTCCCGGCCCCGACCGGCGGCGTCCTGAAGGCCACCGTCGCCGAGGGCGACACCGTGGCCATCGGCGCCACCATCGGCACCCTGGATCCCGACGGCAAGGCCGCCGAGGCCGCCCCGAAGCCCGTCCCGGCGGCCCCCGCCGCCGCGGCCAACGCCGGGCCCGAGCCCGCGACGGCGGCGGCCCCGTCCGCCCCGGCCCCGTCCACGCCTCCCTCCTACGGCGGCGGGACCGCGGGCACCCCCGGCCACCCCTCGCAGAATGGCGGGGCCGGCACCGCGGCCCCCGCGACCCTCTCCCCGGCCGTCCGGCGGATCGTGGCCGAGGAGCACGTCGATCCCTCGCAGGTCGCCGCCACGGGCCCCGGCGGGCGGATCACCAAGGGCGACGTCCTCGAGCACCTGGCGAGGCCCGCGGCGGCCGAGGCCCCGGCGCCGGCCCCCCCGAAGGTCACGGCCCCCGCGTCGGCGGCCCCCAGGGCCGCGGGCCGCGAGACCCGGCAGCGGATGAGCGGCCTGCGACAGCGGATCGCCCAGCGGCTCGTCGAGGCCCAGCACACCGCAGCCATCCTCACCACCTTCAATGAGGTGGACGTCTCCCGCGTCAGCGAGATCCGCGCCCGCTACAAGGAGTCGTTCAAGGCGAAGCACGGCGTCGGCCTGGGCTTCATGTCCTTCTTCGTGAAGGCCTCCATCGAGGCGCTGCGGGCGTTCCCCGCCGTCAACGGCCGGATCGACGGCACGGACATCGTCTACAACAACGCCTACGACATCGGCGTCGCCGTGAGCACGGAGCGGGGCCTGATGGTCCCCGTCGTCCGCGACGCCGACCGGATGTCGTTCGCCGAGATCGAGAAGGCGATCGCCGGGTTCGGCGAGCGCGGCCGCAAGGGGACGATCACGGTGGACGAGCTCCAGGGGGGCACGTTCACGATCACCAACGGCGGCGTCTTCGGCTCGCTCCTCTCCACGCCGATCCTGAACCCGCCGCAGAGCGGCATCCTCGGGATGCACGCGATCAAGAAGCGGCCCGTCGTCGTCGACGACCAGGTCGTCGTCCGCCCCATGATGTACCTGGCGCTCTCCTACGATCACCGGATCATCGACGGCCGCGAGGCGGTCAGCTTCCTCGTCCGGATCAAGGAGTGCATCGAGGAGCCGGAGCGGATGCTCCTGGACCTCTGA
- a CDS encoding 2-oxoglutarate dehydrogenase E1 component, protein MTSPTVANRANLELIEDYYSRWRSDPGSVDPSWRQFFEGYELGRSFTGATSPDGDGEAPRQMAVKAVTRLVDAYREMGHYLADLDPLRMVPRRQTYEQLELSNFGLSEDMLDQTFWSKLGPNNHCTLRELLAILRDTYCRTIGVEFMHIQNLEVRHWLLERMEPVRNRPAMDIKQRRRIIYKLNAAELFENFLHKNYVGQKRFSLEGGEMLIPLLDAIVERAGSHGVAEMVLGMPHRGRLNVLANILHKPYGLIFSEFEGNMPETVAGDGDVKYHLGFSADHVTQDKRTVHLTLTPNPSHLEAVDPVVEGRMRAKQRRYKDADRRLGIPVLIHGDAAFAGQGLVAETLNLSQLPGYRTGGTIHIVVNNQIGFTTAPSDARSTRYCTDVAKMIEVPIFHVNGEDPEAVVYVGELATDFRQTFGQDVVIDMVCYRRHGHNEGDEPGFTQPLMYEKIRNRISIRELYTEQLVLSGQLSSQEAETIAETFAEKMQEVFEEVKVRGVEPRTVSPGYSTGPWASLTPKYSFETVETGVSFEALKAIAAVPTRPPAGFTVNPKLSRIYGNRLKAIEARGEVDWPAGEMLAFGSLLLEGTPVRLSGQDSRRGTFSQRHAVLVDQHNAQRWSFLNHLAEGQPEFCVYDSLLSEAAVLGFDYGYSLEEPNMLIMWEAQFGDFANGAQVIIDQFIASAESKWGRGSGLVMLLPHGYEGQGPEHSSGRLERYLSLCAEENIQVAVPTTPAQYFHLLRRQVRRNFRKPLVVMTPKSLLRHKAAVSPVDQLVVGSFRNVLDDPEASERARRVLLCSGKVYYDLLARREAVGKQREVAIIRVEQLYPWPADELKKILARYASAQEWVWVQEESQNMGAWTFAAPRLQELMGSPFQYVGRDASASPATGSKLVHDQEQAELVDAAIGATVPHLVAATPVRSLAMASVAARQGVH, encoded by the coding sequence ATGACTTCGCCGACGGTGGCCAACCGCGCCAACCTGGAGCTCATCGAGGACTATTACAGCCGCTGGCGGAGCGACCCGGGGTCCGTGGACCCGTCCTGGCGCCAGTTCTTCGAGGGCTATGAGCTCGGCAGGTCGTTCACCGGGGCGACGTCACCGGACGGCGACGGCGAGGCCCCCCGGCAGATGGCCGTCAAGGCGGTCACCCGCCTGGTGGACGCCTACCGCGAGATGGGCCACTACCTGGCCGACCTCGACCCCCTGCGCATGGTCCCGCGGCGGCAGACCTACGAGCAGCTCGAGCTCTCCAACTTCGGGCTCTCCGAGGACATGCTCGACCAGACCTTCTGGAGCAAGCTCGGCCCGAACAACCACTGCACGCTCCGCGAGCTGCTGGCGATCCTCCGGGACACCTACTGCCGGACGATCGGCGTCGAGTTCATGCACATCCAGAACCTCGAGGTCCGCCACTGGCTCCTCGAGCGCATGGAGCCGGTGCGCAACCGCCCCGCGATGGACATCAAGCAGCGGCGGCGGATCATCTACAAGCTGAACGCCGCCGAGCTGTTCGAGAATTTCCTCCACAAGAACTACGTGGGGCAGAAGCGGTTCTCGCTCGAGGGGGGCGAGATGCTGATCCCCCTGCTCGACGCCATCGTCGAGCGGGCCGGGTCGCACGGCGTGGCCGAGATGGTGCTGGGCATGCCCCACCGCGGCCGGCTCAACGTGCTGGCCAACATCCTGCACAAGCCCTACGGCCTGATCTTCAGCGAGTTCGAGGGGAACATGCCGGAGACGGTCGCCGGCGACGGCGACGTCAAGTACCACCTCGGCTTCTCGGCCGACCACGTCACCCAGGACAAGCGGACCGTCCACCTGACGCTCACGCCCAACCCCAGCCACCTCGAGGCCGTGGACCCGGTCGTCGAGGGCCGCATGCGGGCCAAGCAGAGGCGATACAAGGACGCGGACCGCCGGCTCGGCATCCCCGTCCTGATCCACGGCGACGCCGCCTTCGCCGGCCAGGGCCTGGTCGCCGAGACGCTGAACCTCTCCCAGCTCCCGGGCTACCGCACCGGGGGGACGATCCACATCGTCGTCAACAACCAGATCGGCTTCACCACGGCGCCCAGCGACGCCCGGTCCACGCGCTACTGCACCGACGTGGCAAAGATGATCGAGGTGCCGATCTTCCACGTCAACGGCGAGGATCCCGAGGCGGTCGTCTACGTCGGCGAGCTGGCGACCGACTTCCGCCAGACGTTCGGGCAGGACGTCGTCATCGACATGGTCTGCTACCGCCGGCACGGCCACAACGAGGGCGACGAGCCGGGGTTCACCCAGCCCCTGATGTACGAGAAGATCCGCAACCGGATCAGCATCCGGGAGCTCTACACCGAGCAGCTCGTCCTCTCCGGCCAGCTCTCCAGCCAGGAGGCCGAGACGATCGCCGAGACCTTCGCGGAGAAGATGCAGGAGGTCTTCGAGGAGGTGAAGGTCCGCGGCGTCGAGCCCCGCACGGTGTCCCCGGGCTACTCCACCGGCCCCTGGGCGAGCCTCACCCCGAAGTACTCGTTCGAGACGGTCGAGACGGGCGTCTCGTTCGAGGCCCTCAAGGCGATCGCCGCGGTGCCGACGAGGCCCCCGGCCGGGTTCACGGTCAACCCGAAGCTGTCCCGCATCTACGGCAACCGGCTGAAGGCGATCGAGGCCCGCGGCGAGGTCGACTGGCCGGCCGGCGAGATGCTCGCCTTCGGCTCGCTCCTCCTGGAGGGCACGCCGGTCCGCCTGAGCGGCCAGGACAGCCGCCGGGGCACGTTCAGCCAGCGGCACGCCGTCCTCGTGGACCAGCACAACGCCCAGCGGTGGTCGTTCCTGAACCACCTGGCGGAGGGGCAGCCGGAGTTCTGCGTCTACGACAGCCTCCTGTCCGAGGCCGCCGTGCTCGGGTTCGACTACGGCTACTCGCTCGAGGAGCCGAACATGCTGATCATGTGGGAGGCCCAGTTCGGCGACTTCGCCAACGGCGCCCAGGTGATCATCGACCAGTTCATCGCCTCCGCCGAGTCCAAGTGGGGCCGCGGCAGCGGCCTGGTCATGCTCCTGCCCCACGGCTACGAGGGCCAGGGGCCGGAGCACTCCAGCGGCCGCCTGGAGCGGTACCTCTCGCTCTGCGCCGAGGAGAACATCCAGGTCGCCGTGCCGACGACCCCCGCGCAGTACTTCCACCTGCTCCGCCGCCAGGTCCGCAGGAACTTCCGCAAGCCCCTGGTAGTGATGACGCCCAAGAGCCTGCTCCGCCACAAGGCGGCGGTCTCCCCCGTCGACCAGCTCGTCGTCGGCTCGTTCCGCAACGTGCTGGACGACCCCGAGGCCTCCGAGCGGGCCCGCCGCGTGCTCCTCTGCTCGGGCAAGGTCTACTACGACCTGCTCGCCCGGCGCGAGGCCGTGGGCAAGCAGCGCGAGGTCGCCATCATCCGGGTCGAGCAGCTCTACCCGTGGCCGGCCGACGAGCTGAAGAAGATCCTGGCCCGCTACGCGTCCGCCCAGGAATGGGTGTGGGTCCAGGAGGAGTCGCAGAACATGGGCGCCTGGACGTTCGCGGCCCCCAGGCTCCAGGAGCTGATGGGCTCCCCGTTCCAGTACGTCGGCCGCGACGCCAGCGCCAGCCCGGCCACCGGATCCAAGCTGGTCCACGACCAGGAGCAGGCCGAGCTCGTCGACGCGGCCATCGGCGCGACGGTGCCGCACCTCGTCGCCGCGACCCCCGTACGGTCCCTGGCCATGGCCAGCGTGGCCGCCCGCCAAGGAGTTCATTGA
- a CDS encoding lipoate--protein ligase family protein, translating into MRGLPHGLPGGEGGVLTTPAGISWLDLTLEPVEANLAADEALLIEADEGRAGAAVRVWESPTFAVVLGASRRRAEEVHLDRCEADAVPVLRRSSGGGTVLIGPGALNVTVVLPSDAAPGLATVEGAQGYVMGRLAGALSAPGRPVRVLGSGDLTVDGRKVAGSAQRRLRSWFLVHASILYQFDLGRIDRYLKVPLRQPAYREGRSHADFLSNLDRPRRILEASIRAAWMIPPSQASATDVPHDLLESLLSERFSNRSWIERF; encoded by the coding sequence CTGCGCGGACTGCCACACGGTCTTCCGGGTGGAGAAGGAGGCGTTCTGACGACCCCGGCGGGCATCTCCTGGCTGGACCTCACCCTCGAGCCGGTCGAGGCGAACCTCGCGGCGGATGAGGCCCTGCTCATCGAGGCCGACGAGGGGCGGGCCGGCGCCGCGGTCCGGGTCTGGGAGTCCCCGACCTTCGCCGTCGTCCTGGGGGCCTCGCGGAGGAGGGCCGAGGAGGTCCACCTCGACCGCTGCGAGGCCGACGCGGTGCCCGTCCTGCGGCGGTCGAGCGGGGGCGGGACGGTCCTGATCGGGCCCGGGGCCCTCAACGTGACGGTCGTGCTGCCCTCGGACGCGGCGCCGGGGCTGGCGACGGTGGAGGGCGCGCAGGGGTATGTCATGGGCCGGCTCGCCGGGGCCCTCTCCGCCCCCGGCCGGCCCGTGCGGGTGCTCGGCTCGGGGGACCTGACGGTGGACGGGCGCAAGGTCGCCGGCAGCGCCCAGCGCAGGCTGCGGTCCTGGTTCCTCGTCCACGCGTCAATCCTCTACCAATTCGACCTCGGGCGGATCGACCGTTACCTCAAGGTACCACTCCGACAACCGGCATACCGGGAGGGGCGATCGCACGCCGACTTCTTGAGCAATCTGGACCGTCCGCGTAGAATCCTTGAAGCATCGATCCGCGCGGCCTGGATGATCCCCCCTTCGCAAGCCTCGGCGACGGATGTTCCGCACGACCTCCTCGAATCATTGCTCTCCGAACGGTTCTCCAACCGATCCTGGATCGAGCGATTCTGA
- a CDS encoding cytochrome c — protein MNRKWIGLAATSLLVAACGLVAAQDKKEHDEPETPLGKIMEKVQKLNGDMTRYVRNAAQYKKSQKDLEKAALEFAKLAKESKKFTDPYVKNVKDVKEPQKKWDDIMDAWEKTSKDLAAAVAKDSTTQKEAKELFQKVKNTCADCHTVFRVEKEAF, from the coding sequence ATGAACCGCAAATGGATCGGCCTGGCCGCGACCTCCCTCCTCGTCGCCGCCTGCGGACTGGTCGCCGCCCAGGACAAGAAGGAGCACGACGAGCCCGAGACGCCCCTGGGCAAGATCATGGAGAAGGTCCAGAAGCTCAACGGCGACATGACCCGGTACGTCCGCAACGCGGCCCAGTACAAGAAATCCCAGAAGGACCTGGAGAAGGCCGCGCTCGAATTCGCCAAGCTGGCCAAGGAGAGCAAGAAGTTCACCGACCCTTACGTCAAGAACGTCAAGGACGTCAAGGAGCCCCAGAAGAAGTGGGATGACATCATGGACGCGTGGGAGAAGACGTCCAAGGACCTGGCCGCGGCCGTGGCGAAGGACTCCACGACCCAGAAGGAAGCCAAGGAGCTCTTCCAGAAGGTGAAGAACACCTGCGCGGACTGCCACACGGTCTTCCGGGTGGAGAAGGAGGCGTTCTGA
- the purM gene encoding phosphoribosylformylglycinamidine cyclo-ligase has product MSESLDYRAAGVDLNTYEETMARLPPLMRRTFSPRVMEWKDGFAGLFRLDDQIGLLSRRYRDPIMVASTDGVGTKLKVAVATGRHGTVGIDLVAMSVNDCLCAGAEPLIFLDYVAMSRDDPALTAEIVKGISDGCIEAECSLIGGETAILPEFYQPGEYDLAGFCLGVVDRKQIVDGKDIRRGDKVIGLASSGLHSNGYSLARKIVERSGLALDARVEALGRTVGEELLAPTRIYTRPLKTIRRNYRVKKTIHGIAHITGGGLIDNPPRVLPEGLSIRLERGSWQIPPVFRWLQALGGVSDPEMFRVFNMGIGLVLIVAEYYADSIVRHLNQKAGVPAWIIGEVIPGGREVQWA; this is encoded by the coding sequence ATGAGCGAATCCCTGGATTATCGAGCGGCGGGCGTCGACCTCAACACCTACGAGGAGACGATGGCCCGCCTGCCGCCCCTGATGCGGCGGACGTTCTCGCCCCGGGTGATGGAGTGGAAGGACGGCTTCGCCGGGCTCTTCCGCCTGGACGACCAGATCGGCCTCCTGTCCCGGAGGTATCGCGACCCGATCATGGTGGCCTCCACCGACGGCGTCGGCACCAAGCTGAAGGTGGCCGTCGCGACCGGCCGGCACGGCACCGTCGGCATCGACCTGGTCGCGATGTCGGTCAACGACTGCCTCTGCGCGGGGGCCGAGCCCCTGATCTTCCTCGACTACGTCGCCATGTCCCGCGACGACCCGGCGCTCACCGCGGAGATCGTCAAGGGGATCAGCGACGGCTGCATCGAGGCCGAATGCTCGCTCATCGGCGGCGAGACGGCGATCCTGCCCGAGTTCTACCAGCCCGGCGAGTACGACCTGGCCGGCTTCTGCCTGGGGGTGGTCGACCGCAAGCAGATCGTCGACGGCAAGGACATCCGCCGGGGGGACAAGGTGATCGGGCTGGCGAGCTCCGGCCTCCATTCCAACGGCTACAGCCTGGCCCGCAAGATCGTCGAGCGGTCGGGGCTTGCCCTCGACGCCCGGGTCGAGGCCCTCGGCCGGACGGTGGGCGAGGAGCTGCTCGCGCCGACCCGGATCTACACCCGGCCGCTCAAGACGATCCGCCGCAATTATCGGGTGAAGAAGACCATCCACGGGATCGCCCACATCACCGGCGGGGGCCTCATCGACAACCCGCCCCGCGTCCTGCCCGAGGGCCTGTCCATCCGCCTGGAGCGCGGATCCTGGCAGATCCCGCCGGTCTTCCGCTGGCTTCAGGCCCTCGGCGGGGTGTCCGACCCGGAGATGTTCCGCGTCTTCAACATGGGCATCGGCCTGGTCCTGATCGTGGCCGAATATTACGCGGATTCGATCGTCCGCCACCTGAATCAGAAGGCCGGCGTCCCCGCCTGGATCATCGGCGAGGTCATCCCCGGCGGCCGCGAGGTCCAGTGGGCCTGA